From the genome of Terriglobales bacterium, one region includes:
- a CDS encoding DUF6569 family protein: MRTSLKVAAVLAVAAFFSFASWNRADAGYPAPAGNPKPAGSFGSSGYKVLAPISHGNLTIFPVVAATTYDTGRFLTLDEGLRTGEVVITEWSNVRGMVRPRHGRRCPPNADCYTPPTRSAQVNSLALINNSDRPLLLLAGEIVTGGKQDRVIGKDRIVPPDSEPLDLNVFCVEPGRWTGATEQFGTVSKLAPMAQPAVRSKAMADKDQQKVWDAVGSSNSAVAGALSPSARAEVAGRTSYAGVMANEEVKKQVDTVAAPMQKSYESVLPQLRAQRAVGVVVAVNGEIIWADLFASTSLLEKYWPKLVRSYAAEAVTARRARWGTPSVAEAQQFLEDLDGRRQSVETEPGVFRHTEIWGKGFRAFELASLLPKTGFDVHISKMAE; the protein is encoded by the coding sequence ATGCGAACTTCACTGAAAGTGGCGGCGGTGCTGGCGGTGGCGGCGTTCTTCAGCTTCGCCAGCTGGAACCGGGCCGACGCCGGGTATCCCGCTCCTGCGGGTAATCCGAAGCCGGCCGGAAGCTTCGGTTCGAGCGGATACAAGGTACTGGCGCCGATCTCCCACGGGAACCTGACTATCTTCCCGGTGGTCGCGGCCACCACCTACGACACCGGGCGATTTCTCACCCTGGACGAAGGTCTGCGCACGGGCGAAGTAGTGATCACAGAGTGGAGCAACGTCCGCGGCATGGTGCGCCCGCGGCATGGCCGGCGCTGTCCACCGAACGCCGACTGCTACACCCCGCCAACCCGCAGCGCGCAGGTCAACAGCCTGGCGCTGATCAACAACTCCGACCGGCCGCTGCTGCTGCTGGCGGGCGAGATCGTCACCGGCGGCAAGCAGGACCGGGTGATCGGCAAGGACCGTATCGTGCCGCCCGACAGCGAGCCACTCGACCTGAACGTCTTCTGCGTGGAGCCGGGGCGCTGGACGGGCGCCACCGAGCAGTTCGGGACCGTCTCGAAGCTGGCCCCGATGGCCCAACCGGCGGTGCGCTCCAAAGCCATGGCCGACAAAGACCAGCAGAAAGTCTGGGACGCGGTCGGCAGTTCCAACAGCGCCGTAGCGGGAGCACTTTCGCCGTCCGCGCGGGCGGAAGTGGCGGGAAGGACTTCTTACGCCGGCGTCATGGCCAACGAGGAGGTCAAGAAGCAGGTGGATACGGTCGCGGCTCCGATGCAGAAGTCGTACGAGAGTGTGCTGCCGCAACTTCGCGCGCAGCGCGCGGTGGGCGTGGTGGTGGCGGTCAACGGCGAGATCATCTGGGCCGACCTGTTCGCCAGCACTTCCCTGCTGGAGAAGTACTGGCCCAAGCTGGTGCGCTCCTACGCCGCCGAGGCGGTCACCGCTCGCCGGGCGCGCTGGGGCACGCCGAGCGTCGCTGAAGCGCAGCAGTTCCTCGAAGATCTGGACGGCCGCAGGCAGTCGGTGGAGACCGAGCCGGGCGTGTTCCGTCACACCGAGATCTGGGGGAAAGGGTTCCGCGCATTCGAGCTGGCGTCGTTGCTGCCCAAGACCGGCTTCGACGTGCACATCAGCAAGATGGCGGAATGA
- a CDS encoding D-alanine--D-alanine ligase family protein produces ILFGGRSGEHEVSLLSAASVVNAIDKSKYDVVPIGITKEGRWLTAHHAERLLRGEKHHEERHLRAGDPDATPGAAVLAKGEDVLVPPVPETALAPLQGHAAEGGRATNAIEVDVIFPVLHGTFGEDGTIQGLLELADIAYVGAGVLGSAAGMDKDVMKRLFAAAGLPIVKHITILRSQWQDDPKGVRRMVEKKLKYPVFVKPANLGSSVGITKAHGRSELAGALDEAAKFDRKLIVEEGVGGAKHKARELECSVLGNDRPEASVVGEVVPGKEFYDYEAKYLSEGSQLHIPAKISKRQMKQVQQMAVGAFQAVDASGLSRVDFLMDPKSRKVYVNEINTMPGFTSISMYPKLWAASGLEYPKLIDRLIQLGLERHADKKRNKYSKD; encoded by the coding sequence ATCCTGTTCGGCGGGCGCAGCGGCGAGCACGAAGTCTCGTTGCTGTCGGCGGCGTCCGTGGTCAACGCCATTGATAAGAGCAAGTACGACGTAGTGCCCATCGGCATCACCAAGGAAGGCCGCTGGCTGACAGCGCACCACGCCGAGCGCCTGCTGCGCGGCGAGAAGCATCACGAAGAACGCCACCTGCGCGCCGGCGACCCTGACGCCACGCCCGGCGCTGCTGTGCTGGCCAAGGGCGAGGATGTCCTGGTGCCGCCGGTGCCGGAGACCGCGCTGGCGCCCTTGCAAGGGCACGCGGCCGAGGGCGGCCGCGCTACAAACGCGATCGAGGTGGACGTCATCTTTCCCGTGCTGCACGGCACCTTCGGCGAAGACGGCACCATCCAGGGACTGCTGGAGCTGGCGGACATCGCTTACGTCGGCGCCGGCGTGCTCGGCTCCGCCGCCGGGATGGACAAGGACGTCATGAAGCGCCTGTTCGCCGCCGCCGGCCTCCCCATCGTCAAACACATCACCATCTTGCGCTCGCAGTGGCAGGACGACCCCAAAGGCGTCCGCAGGATGGTAGAGAAGAAGCTCAAGTACCCGGTATTCGTGAAGCCGGCGAACCTCGGCTCTTCCGTGGGGATCACCAAGGCGCACGGCCGCAGCGAACTCGCGGGCGCGCTCGACGAAGCCGCCAAGTTCGACCGCAAGCTGATCGTGGAGGAGGGCGTCGGCGGCGCCAAGCACAAGGCCCGCGAGCTGGAGTGCTCGGTGCTGGGCAACGATCGCCCGGAGGCCTCGGTCGTCGGCGAGGTGGTGCCCGGCAAGGAGTTCTACGATTACGAAGCCAAGTACCTGAGCGAAGGCTCGCAGCTCCACATCCCCGCCAAGATCAGCAAGAGGCAGATGAAACAGGTGCAGCAGATGGCGGTCGGCGCCTTCCAGGCGGTGGACGCCTCCGGCCTGTCGCGCGTCGATTTCCTCATGGACCCGAAGAGCCGCAAGGTCTACGTCAACGAGATCAACACCATGCCCGGCTTCACCTCCATCAGCATGTACCCCAAGCTGTGGGCGGCCAGCGGGCTGGAGTATCCCAAGCTCATCGACCGGCTCATCCAGTTGGGCCTGGAACGCCACGCCGACAAGAAGCGGAACAAGTACAGCAAGGATTGA